A stretch of Candidatus Bipolaricaulota bacterium DNA encodes these proteins:
- a CDS encoding ATP-grasp domain-containing protein: MKILIVGPENYANRALAKAVKVRGHRVKLASIVDFCFVLKDKKFIVKIGRQDIRDFDICLIRGIYPYMEKAHTIAKYLKRCGKEVVDRELYRKVYVFDKMFGYAALSYHGLPCPDCWYFSDIKEFKKSGVKLPFPVLVKDIQGMHGKNIFNENSNNQLLKFLSKHKINDFFIQEIIEADHYYRVFVIGNESVGSIKRYTLSYLKNHRVPLAQRSQKHVLSKKQKDLAVRAAKAANTDIAGVDLIYDRDGKPYILEVNRCPGFERLSLVTGINIADRIIKFLEKVYREKK; encoded by the coding sequence ATGAAAATACTCATAGTGGGACCTGAAAATTATGCCAATCGAGCGCTGGCCAAAGCGGTCAAAGTTCGCGGTCATCGGGTTAAGCTGGCGTCCATTGTTGATTTTTGTTTTGTTTTAAAGGATAAAAAATTTATCGTGAAGATCGGCAGGCAAGACATCCGGGACTTTGATATTTGTTTGATCCGCGGCATTTATCCGTATATGGAAAAAGCGCATACCATTGCCAAATACCTCAAGCGTTGCGGCAAAGAAGTGGTTGATCGTGAATTGTACCGCAAAGTATATGTATTCGACAAAATGTTCGGCTATGCCGCGCTCAGCTATCATGGGCTGCCTTGCCCCGACTGTTGGTATTTTTCCGACATCAAAGAATTCAAGAAAAGCGGAGTTAAACTGCCTTTTCCGGTATTGGTCAAGGATATTCAGGGCATGCATGGAAAAAATATTTTCAATGAGAACAGCAATAATCAGTTGTTGAAATTTTTGAGCAAACACAAGATAAATGATTTTTTTATTCAGGAAATTATAGAGGCGGATCATTATTACAGAGTTTTTGTTATCGGCAATGAATCTGTCGGGTCAATAAAGCGCTATACATTGAGTTATCTTAAAAATCATCGGGTGCCGCTTGCACAACGCAGCCAAAAACATGTTTTGAGCAAAAAACAAAAAGACTTGGCCGTCAGAGCGGCCAAAGCCGCCAATACCGACATTGCCGGGGTGGATTTGATTTATGATCGGGACGGCAAACCTTATATACTGGAGGTCAATCGCTGCCCGGGTTTTGAAAGATTGTCTTTGGTCACCGGCATAAATATCGCGGATAGAATTATTAAGTTTTTAGAAAAAGTATATCGCGAGAAAAAGTAG
- a CDS encoding PKD domain-containing protein, with protein MKKFLALLVLSFMAGGLLLNSAIAAETNNQSEILQVPLKAVSGGDRNVVVGRQVLFSAAGSSVPEGSEVEYIWNFGDDGRATGSEAVYTYKNPGFYRASLTLQNKLTNEQSVDQFIVSVDKDLIILITDHTISAEEINNLQMISSTQGILIVNIKNETKDLDLAVENELAQKIIESKENIKQAKNIIIWTQGNIGLNAMIDAAQALGATGSPDRTGLVDFGFSNKVIINITNKFASTSRLAQTLFNLVEPQFIVLADQSAINSSVTVINLDSLLRDLKEDDIEYQIIGLHTQREIQQLRPWNFLAYAISYMVNQGVPINTLYLLLVLPVIATILSFSRQFIGFKAFGIYTPAIIALSFLGTGIVYGLIIFGIIIAIASIGRILAKKLRLLYLPRMALILILVSLTIFALLLGGAMIKDAGMLTISIFPILILIVLSEKFVSVQIEKGNKAAIMLTLETLVLSSFCYWIASLQFTKSILLGYPEVIFLCIIVNMILGKWAGIRLVEYIRFRKVIKNVEDAEKK; from the coding sequence ATGAAAAAATTTTTAGCCTTGTTGGTTTTATCGTTTATGGCCGGCGGTCTGTTATTAAATTCCGCGATCGCGGCTGAAACAAACAATCAAAGCGAAATATTGCAAGTGCCCCTCAAAGCCGTATCGGGCGGAGACCGTAACGTGGTCGTCGGCCGGCAGGTGCTGTTTTCAGCGGCCGGATCGAGTGTTCCCGAAGGTTCGGAAGTGGAATATATTTGGAATTTCGGCGATGACGGACGAGCGACCGGCAGCGAAGCGGTTTACACTTACAAAAATCCGGGTTTTTATCGAGCCAGCCTGACTCTCCAAAATAAATTGACCAACGAACAATCGGTAGATCAATTTATTGTTTCCGTGGATAAAGATTTGATTATTTTAATCACGGATCACACCATTTCCGCGGAAGAGATAAATAATCTGCAAATGATCTCCAGCACCCAAGGTATTTTGATCGTGAATATTAAAAACGAAACCAAGGATTTGGACCTGGCCGTGGAAAATGAGTTGGCGCAAAAAATAATCGAATCAAAAGAAAACATCAAACAGGCGAAAAATATTATTATTTGGACGCAAGGCAATATCGGCCTCAATGCCATGATTGACGCCGCGCAAGCGTTGGGCGCCACCGGGTCTCCCGACCGCACGGGCTTGGTCGATTTCGGCTTTTCCAACAAGGTCATCATCAACATAACCAATAAATTCGCTTCCACCTCCAGATTGGCGCAAACATTGTTCAATCTGGTGGAACCTCAATTTATAGTTTTGGCTGACCAGAGCGCGATCAATAGCTCCGTAACGGTTATTAATTTGGATTCATTGCTTCGCGATTTGAAAGAAGACGACATCGAGTATCAGATTATCGGTCTTCATACTCAGCGGGAAATACAGCAGCTTCGGCCTTGGAATTTTTTGGCTTACGCCATCAGTTACATGGTCAATCAAGGCGTGCCCATCAACACCCTTTACCTTTTATTGGTTTTGCCGGTCATCGCCACCATTTTATCATTCAGCCGGCAGTTCATCGGATTTAAAGCCTTCGGCATTTATACGCCCGCGATCATCGCCTTATCGTTTCTGGGCACGGGCATTGTTTACGGTTTGATTATTTTCGGCATTATTATCGCCATCGCCAGCATCGGCAGGATTCTGGCTAAAAAATTAAGGTTGCTTTATCTGCCCAGGATGGCGCTGATTTTGATCCTGGTCAGTTTAACGATTTTCGCTTTGCTGCTTGGCGGCGCGATGATAAAAGACGCCGGCATGCTCACCATTTCCATTTTTCCGATTTTGATTCTCATTGTTTTATCCGAAAAATTCGTGTCCGTGCAAATTGAAAAAGGCAATAAGGCGGCGATCATGCTGACGCTGGAAACTTTGGTGTTGTCCAGCTTTTGTTATTGGATCGCCAGTTTGCAATTTACCAAGTCGATATTACTCGGCTATCCCGAAGTGATATTTTTGTGCATTATCGTCAATATGATTTTGGGCAAGTGGGCCGGCATCAGATTGGTCGAATACATAAGATTTAGAAAGGTTATAAAAAATGTTGAAGATGCTGAAAAAAAGTAA
- a CDS encoding PBP1A family penicillin-binding protein: MPIPYIKSKSTLDRQPKKRGKFDYKLWLRRLILAGIFCFVIGVICLIGAFAWFSRDLPDPNKIMERDIAQSTKIYDRTGQTVLYEVHGEEKRTLVPIEEIPDTVKWATIAVEDKDFYKHHGFSYTGVLRAVIFGGSRGGGSTITQQFVKNAILTSEKTYTRKIKELILSYQMEKKFTKDQILQMYLNEIPYGSVSYGIAAASQTFLGRDVRDLTLAESALLASLPQRPSYYSPYGSNQDELINRQHFVLDKMAEQGYITQEQADEAKKEEISFQQKSESIIAPHFVMYVKELLSEKYGEKTLEEGLKVITTLDLDKQLIAEKAVTEGVEARGEQYGFSNAALISLDPKTGQILAMVGSKDFFDDSIDGQVNVTTRPRQPGSSLKPMVYSALFEKGFSPESILFDVVTTFSTGGKPYTPHNYDNAERGPVSIRKALAGSLNTTAVKALYLSGVDNVINLLEKFGYTSFQDRSRFGLALVLGGGEVELLEHANAYAVYANEGKYVPSVAILRIEDNGGQLIEEFEDPDPRDVIDPNISRMISSVLSDNEARAYVFGTQNPLTLGGRPVAAKTGTTNDYRDAWTMGYTPNLVAGVWVGNNDNSEMKRGAAGGVVAAPIWHAYMAEAVKDLPMESFAGYNKPKTDKAILNGSYTAEKTEKIDKFSGKLATEYTPASAIEEKTFMEVHNILHYIRKEDPLGSAPTENNFDPEYKNWEAAVQAWLDKASEKAKAEGKELEFAKAPTEYDDVHLPELKPTVRFTSPQSGQDITDLNLSAQIFANAPRGIRRVEYYLDNDYIFTAGSAPYSLYYQIKSDTVNGYHNLKAIAYDDVDNFAETSIDINIKADRPAPSMTWMFPAVGGDYSIDNFPLVVKGRLTDLSQTKEVKFFYDSTEIGSVQNPDSKTVFVSWTDFPGSGSYAISAQIIDKAGQTHATSAIPITLR; encoded by the coding sequence ATGCCGATTCCTTATATCAAATCTAAAAGCACGCTGGACCGCCAGCCGAAAAAAAGAGGCAAATTCGATTATAAATTATGGCTTCGCCGATTGATTTTGGCCGGCATTTTTTGCTTTGTTATCGGCGTGATTTGTTTAATCGGCGCTTTCGCCTGGTTTTCGCGCGACTTGCCCGATCCGAACAAAATAATGGAGCGAGACATCGCTCAAAGCACGAAAATTTACGACCGCACCGGCCAGACCGTTTTGTATGAAGTTCATGGCGAAGAGAAAAGAACTTTGGTGCCGATCGAAGAGATACCGGACACGGTCAAATGGGCCACGATAGCCGTTGAAGACAAAGATTTTTATAAGCATCACGGATTCAGTTATACCGGAGTTTTGCGCGCGGTGATTTTCGGCGGTTCGCGCGGCGGAGGCTCGACCATTACTCAGCAATTCGTGAAAAACGCGATTTTGACTTCGGAAAAAACTTACACCAGAAAAATAAAAGAATTGATTTTGTCTTATCAGATGGAAAAGAAATTTACCAAGGACCAGATATTGCAAATGTATTTGAATGAAATTCCTTACGGGTCGGTGTCTTACGGCATCGCCGCGGCTTCTCAGACTTTTTTGGGCAGAGATGTCCGGGATTTGACATTGGCCGAGAGCGCTCTTTTGGCCTCATTGCCGCAACGCCCGAGCTATTATTCGCCTTACGGCAGCAATCAAGATGAATTGATCAATCGCCAGCATTTTGTTTTGGATAAGATGGCCGAACAGGGTTACATCACTCAAGAGCAGGCCGATGAAGCCAAAAAAGAGGAGATTTCTTTTCAACAAAAATCGGAAAGCATCATCGCGCCGCACTTTGTCATGTATGTCAAAGAATTATTGTCTGAAAAATACGGAGAGAAAACATTGGAAGAGGGTTTAAAAGTCATCACCACCTTGGATTTGGACAAACAGCTGATAGCGGAAAAAGCGGTGACCGAAGGCGTGGAGGCCAGAGGCGAGCAATACGGTTTTTCCAATGCCGCCTTGATTTCTTTGGATCCGAAAACAGGACAGATTCTGGCCATGGTCGGTTCCAAAGATTTTTTTGACGATTCCATTGATGGCCAAGTTAATGTGACCACCAGGCCTCGGCAGCCCGGTTCATCGCTTAAGCCAATGGTTTATTCCGCCTTGTTTGAAAAAGGATTTTCTCCGGAAAGCATTTTATTCGACGTAGTGACCACTTTCAGCACCGGCGGCAAGCCGTACACTCCGCACAATTATGACAATGCCGAAAGAGGTCCGGTCAGCATCAGAAAGGCTTTGGCCGGCTCGCTCAATACTACGGCGGTCAAAGCGCTGTATTTGTCCGGCGTGGACAATGTTATAAATTTATTGGAAAAATTCGGTTATACTTCATTTCAGGATCGCAGCCGTTTCGGCTTGGCGCTCGTTTTGGGTGGCGGCGAAGTCGAATTATTGGAACACGCCAACGCCTACGCGGTTTACGCCAACGAGGGGAAATACGTGCCGTCAGTCGCGATTTTAAGAATAGAGGATAATGGCGGTCAATTGATCGAGGAATTCGAAGATCCCGATCCCAGAGACGTGATCGATCCCAATATTTCGCGCATGATCAGCAGTGTTTTGTCTGACAATGAAGCGCGAGCATACGTTTTCGGAACTCAAAATCCGTTGACTTTGGGCGGCCGGCCCGTCGCGGCCAAAACCGGCACCACCAATGATTATCGCGATGCTTGGACCATGGGCTACACGCCCAATTTGGTGGCCGGCGTCTGGGTGGGCAATAATGATAACAGCGAAATGAAAAGAGGCGCGGCCGGCGGCGTTGTGGCAGCGCCGATCTGGCACGCTTATATGGCGGAAGCGGTCAAAGATTTGCCCATGGAGAGTTTCGCGGGCTACAACAAACCGAAAACGGATAAAGCGATTTTAAACGGCAGTTATACCGCGGAAAAAACGGAAAAAATAGATAAGTTCAGCGGCAAGTTGGCCACGGAATACACGCCCGCTTCAGCCATTGAAGAAAAAACCTTCATGGAAGTTCACAATATTTTGCATTATATCAGAAAAGAAGATCCGTTGGGCTCGGCGCCGACGGAAAATAATTTCGATCCCGAATATAAAAATTGGGAAGCGGCGGTGCAGGCTTGGCTTGATAAAGCCTCCGAGAAAGCCAAGGCCGAGGGCAAAGAATTGGAATTCGCCAAAGCTCCCACGGAATATGATGATGTTCATTTGCCGGAATTAAAGCCGACCGTCAGATTCACTTCGCCGCAAAGCGGGCAAGATATAACGGATTTGAATTTATCGGCTCAGATTTTCGCCAACGCTCCGCGCGGGATTCGCCGGGTTGAATATTATTTGGACAACGATTATATCTTTACGGCCGGCAGCGCTCCTTATTCTCTTTATTATCAAATTAAATCCGATACGGTCAACGGTTACCATAATTTGAAAGCGATCGCCTACGATGACGTTGATAATTTCGCCGAGACATCGATTGACATAAATATTAAAGCCGATCGGCCGGCTCCGAGCATGACCTGGATGTTCCCGGCGGTGGGCGGCGATTATTCGATTGATAATTTCCCTTTGGTGGTGAAGGGGCGGTTGACCGATTTGAGTCAAACCAAGGAAGTGAAGTTTTTTTACGATTCGACCGAAATCGGTTCCGTTCAAAATCCGGATTCGAAGACGGTTTTTGTCTCCTGGACTGATTTTCCCGGCTCGGGCAGCTATGCCATCAGCGCGCAAATCATTGATAAAGCGGGGCAGACTCACGCGACCAGCGCAATTCCAATAACCTTGAGATAA
- a CDS encoding YebC/PmpR family DNA-binding transcriptional regulator, giving the protein MSGHSKWATTHRQKEASDKKKASVFTKLARNIILAAREGKDPEANFKLRLAIDQARASNMPKDNIERAIARGAGELGGDVIEEVLYEAFGPAGVGLLIEGTTDNRNRTVSDVKAVFNKMGGALGGANSVKWMFEQKGVIRVPADALAGKSEDQVALEIIDFGADDVKSEEGGLTVLTTRENLKNLENEIRQAGLSPDYAGLEWISKEKVEISADDKAKLEEIIEALEDSDDISCVYSNAKN; this is encoded by the coding sequence ATGTCAGGCCATTCCAAGTGGGCAACGACCCACAGGCAAAAAGAAGCGTCAGACAAAAAGAAAGCTTCGGTTTTTACGAAATTGGCGCGAAATATTATCCTGGCGGCCAGGGAAGGGAAAGATCCCGAGGCCAATTTTAAGTTGCGGCTGGCCATTGACCAAGCGCGCGCGAGCAATATGCCCAAAGACAACATCGAGAGAGCCATTGCCAGAGGCGCGGGAGAGCTGGGAGGAGATGTTATCGAAGAAGTTTTATACGAAGCTTTCGGTCCGGCGGGCGTCGGACTTTTAATCGAGGGAACCACGGACAATCGCAACCGAACCGTTTCCGACGTGAAGGCTGTTTTCAATAAAATGGGCGGCGCTCTCGGCGGCGCCAACTCGGTGAAATGGATGTTCGAACAAAAAGGCGTGATCAGAGTACCGGCGGACGCCTTGGCTGGCAAATCAGAAGACCAGGTGGCTCTGGAAATCATAGATTTTGGAGCTGATGACGTTAAATCGGAAGAGGGCGGGTTAACGGTTTTGACGACGCGCGAGAATTTGAAAAATTTGGAAAATGAAATCAGGCAAGCCGGCCTGTCGCCGGATTACGCGGGTCTCGAATGGATCTCCAAAGAAAAAGTTGAAATATCGGCTGATGATAAGGCCAAGCTTGAAGAGATAATCGAAGCGCTGGAAGACTCGGATGATATAAGCTGCGTGTATTCAAATGCCAAAAATTAA
- a CDS encoding AAA family ATPase — protein sequence MYLSKIEIQGFKSFAKKTVLEFPEKSHKDKAANSVTAIVGPNGSGKSNISDAVRWVLGEQSLKLLRGKKSEDVIFSGSPSLARQGFAEVSLFLNNEDKKLPIDYSEVAITRRVYRDGEGEYLINKNKVRLFDILMLLAKANFGQKSYSIIGQGMVDYVINISPTERKEFFDEATGIKQYQIKRDQSVNKLRRSRENLDQSNGILAELEPRLKSLTRQVKKLEKRKELEAALKDLQEKYYGYLWKDLSGKRKNYNREYQVQEKVRAEAAAELGELQRQLAELARQESRKDLFYNLQKEYNKLQAEKNQMLGDLTVLKGKSNLEYSKLGKQNISWMEEKKEEVLSRINEVSESLSHLQTKLEHQRGMLAEKQDCYQEVLKNITLFSNNLEAAQNDLAKIKGRGGQGFSSNQQAVAAILRQQNHLKGIFGSVSQLGKVDEKYQIALEAASGGRLGSIVVKDEDAAIRCINYLKENRLGIATFLPLTKINPFESRSDHKNILAERGAIAKAIDLVSFDPQFKKIFSYVLGDTIVVDEMNSAKSIGFGAVRMVTLDGDLVEKAGSIRGGFRRIREAVFSFGAKAAIAEISQETKMQEIETLKNKLNNSSREKEILINEINDLKVNIEVNDTKEKGLKNDLGGLSVEKRKVVMELEENKLSPKDQPKFLVEVSRQKKELEDRLQSLEKKILVSKEKMDRFNLEEEKKTAQVFKLQEEMQKKQAEVNEITDKVNQAKIMLAKLEAKAEDLSREIGQELGDSINPDNLPEPKGQLNIDQLWHEIGKIKHDLDLIGGIDPEIVGEYSEVKERYEFLSGQLKDLEKAIADLEQIIIELDKVIRGQFESSFKKINKSFSEYFQKIFQGGKAKLSLVQSEESSKDEKIPQIEGQVVEEPVEKEYFDKKYKPVNQGIDIMVSPPNKKIVHITALSGGERTMTSIALLCAIIDSNPSPFVVMDEVDAALDEANSERFANIINELSYKTQFLVITHNRVVMHSADILYGVSMGDDGVSRVLSIDLKEAEKIEAK from the coding sequence ATGTATTTATCAAAAATAGAAATCCAAGGATTTAAATCGTTCGCCAAAAAGACGGTCTTGGAATTTCCGGAAAAATCGCACAAAGACAAAGCGGCCAACAGTGTCACGGCCATTGTCGGGCCGAACGGTTCTGGCAAATCCAACATCTCCGACGCTGTGCGCTGGGTTTTGGGCGAGCAAAGTTTGAAATTGCTTCGCGGCAAAAAATCCGAAGACGTTATTTTTTCCGGTTCGCCGAGTCTGGCCAGGCAGGGTTTTGCCGAGGTTTCTCTTTTTTTGAACAACGAAGACAAAAAATTGCCCATTGATTATTCGGAAGTGGCCATCACTCGCCGAGTTTATCGGGACGGCGAAGGCGAATACTTGATCAATAAAAACAAAGTCAGGCTTTTCGATATTTTAATGCTTTTGGCCAAAGCGAATTTCGGCCAAAAGTCATACAGCATCATCGGCCAAGGCATGGTTGATTACGTGATCAATATTTCCCCGACCGAGCGCAAAGAATTTTTCGACGAAGCCACGGGCATCAAGCAGTATCAAATAAAAAGAGATCAATCGGTCAATAAGTTGCGGAGATCCAGGGAAAACTTGGATCAATCAAACGGCATTTTGGCCGAACTGGAGCCGCGACTGAAATCCTTGACTCGGCAGGTTAAAAAGTTGGAAAAAAGAAAAGAATTGGAAGCGGCGCTCAAGGATTTGCAGGAAAAATATTACGGCTATTTATGGAAGGATCTTTCGGGCAAAAGAAAAAATTATAATCGCGAATATCAGGTTCAGGAAAAAGTCAGAGCCGAAGCCGCGGCCGAATTGGGTGAGTTGCAGCGCCAATTGGCTGAGCTGGCCCGTCAGGAATCAAGAAAAGATCTGTTTTATAATTTGCAAAAAGAATACAACAAGCTTCAGGCTGAAAAAAATCAGATGCTGGGAGACTTGACCGTTTTAAAAGGCAAGTCGAATTTGGAATATTCCAAACTCGGCAAACAAAACATTTCCTGGATGGAAGAAAAAAAGGAAGAAGTTTTGTCTCGAATCAATGAAGTGTCCGAGTCTTTGTCTCATTTGCAGACCAAGCTGGAGCATCAGCGAGGCATGCTGGCGGAAAAGCAAGACTGCTATCAAGAGGTATTGAAAAATATTACGCTTTTTTCCAATAATTTGGAGGCGGCGCAAAACGATTTGGCGAAAATCAAAGGCCGCGGCGGCCAGGGCTTTTCCTCCAATCAGCAGGCCGTGGCCGCGATTTTGCGTCAGCAAAATCATCTCAAGGGTATTTTCGGCAGCGTCAGCCAGCTGGGCAAAGTCGATGAAAAATATCAGATCGCTTTGGAAGCGGCGTCCGGCGGTCGGCTCGGCTCGATCGTGGTCAAAGACGAGGACGCGGCCATCAGGTGCATAAATTATTTGAAAGAAAACAGGTTGGGCATCGCCACTTTTTTGCCGCTGACCAAAATCAATCCTTTTGAGTCAAGATCGGATCATAAAAATATTTTGGCGGAGAGAGGCGCCATAGCGAAAGCGATCGACTTGGTGTCTTTCGATCCCCAATTTAAAAAGATTTTTTCATACGTTTTGGGCGACACCATCGTGGTCGATGAAATGAATTCGGCCAAATCCATCGGATTCGGCGCGGTCAGAATGGTGACTTTGGATGGAGATTTGGTGGAAAAAGCCGGTTCGATCCGCGGCGGTTTTCGGCGAATCCGCGAAGCCGTGTTTTCATTCGGCGCCAAAGCCGCCATTGCTGAAATTTCGCAGGAAACGAAAATGCAGGAAATAGAAACCCTGAAAAACAAATTAAACAATTCGTCGAGAGAAAAAGAAATTCTAATCAATGAGATAAACGACTTGAAAGTTAATATTGAAGTCAATGACACCAAGGAAAAAGGTTTGAAAAACGATTTGGGCGGACTTTCGGTGGAAAAAAGAAAAGTGGTCATGGAGCTTGAAGAAAACAAACTGTCTCCAAAAGATCAGCCCAAGTTTTTGGTTGAAGTCAGCAGGCAAAAGAAAGAATTGGAAGATCGTTTGCAGTCTTTGGAGAAAAAGATTTTGGTCAGCAAAGAAAAAATGGACAGGTTCAATCTCGAAGAAGAAAAAAAGACCGCGCAGGTTTTCAAACTGCAAGAAGAAATGCAAAAAAAGCAGGCGGAAGTCAATGAAATAACGGACAAAGTAAATCAAGCGAAAATCATGCTGGCCAAGCTGGAAGCCAAGGCCGAGGATTTGTCGCGGGAAATCGGGCAGGAGCTGGGAGATAGTATAAATCCTGATAATCTGCCTGAGCCCAAGGGTCAGCTCAATATCGATCAATTGTGGCATGAAATCGGCAAGATAAAACATGATTTGGATTTGATCGGCGGTATTGATCCGGAAATAGTCGGCGAATACAGCGAAGTCAAAGAAAGATATGAGTTTTTGAGCGGCCAGCTGAAGGATTTGGAAAAAGCCATCGCCGATTTGGAACAAATAATCATCGAACTCGATAAAGTGATCAGAGGACAATTCGAATCTTCATTTAAAAAAATCAATAAATCTTTCAGCGAATATTTTCAGAAAATTTTTCAAGGCGGCAAGGCCAAGCTGAGCTTGGTTCAGTCGGAAGAAAGCTCAAAGGACGAAAAAATTCCGCAGATTGAAGGCCAAGTCGTCGAAGAGCCGGTTGAAAAGGAATATTTTGATAAAAAATACAAACCGGTAAATCAAGGTATAGACATCATGGTCTCTCCGCCCAATAAAAAGATTGTTCATATCACGGCGCTCTCGGGCGGCGAGCGCACCATGACT
- a CDS encoding sugar-transfer associated ATP-grasp domain-containing protein yields MLKKSKGILGMNARNLQFVRRYNKSSAVKIADNKLLSKEVLFEVGLPVADLIAVISDRQELYNFDWDLLPSSFVLKPNMGLGGEGIIVTFGRKRNGVWIMSKDREITLDEIKEHASNILDGDYSKSHASDIAFFEERLKIHPSFKLYAYKGIPDIRIIVFNGVPVMSMLRLPTKDSGGKANLHMGGIGVGIDITTGITTRAILNNKLIEYLPGTRFPMSGIKIPFWNKILEIAIESQQATKLNYLGVDVAIDREKGPVILELNAHPGLSIQIANMAPLKERLLRVQGLKIKTVAKGIKVAKELFGGDVEQEIEEISGKQVVGIIEQVKILGKNKTKAVEIEAKIDTGAGISAIDEELAIELGFQEAIDYYNSFNIKSVLTREEMEELSAKKVFKELEKHPDIVAVAKTLSSHGATYRIEVPVTINLSGFDINTRVSVVSRKELAYQAIIGRRDLQRFLVDPSK; encoded by the coding sequence ATGCTGAAAAAAAGTAAAGGTATTTTGGGCATGAACGCCCGGAACCTGCAATTTGTCAGAAGATACAATAAATCTTCTGCCGTTAAAATCGCGGACAACAAACTTTTATCGAAAGAGGTCTTGTTTGAAGTCGGTCTGCCCGTCGCGGATTTGATCGCCGTGATTTCAGACCGTCAAGAATTGTATAATTTCGACTGGGATCTTTTGCCTTCAAGTTTTGTGTTAAAGCCCAACATGGGACTCGGCGGAGAAGGCATTATCGTCACCTTCGGTCGCAAGAGAAACGGCGTTTGGATCATGTCAAAAGACAGGGAAATCACCTTGGATGAAATCAAAGAGCATGCCAGCAATATCTTGGACGGTGATTATTCGAAAAGCCACGCGTCAGACATCGCTTTTTTCGAGGAGAGATTGAAGATTCATCCCAGTTTTAAACTTTACGCGTATAAGGGCATTCCCGATATCCGCATTATCGTGTTCAACGGCGTGCCGGTCATGTCCATGCTGCGGCTGCCCACCAAAGATTCGGGAGGCAAAGCCAATCTGCACATGGGCGGCATCGGCGTGGGCATTGATATCACTACGGGAATTACCACTCGCGCCATTTTAAATAACAAATTGATCGAATATCTGCCGGGCACGAGATTTCCGATGAGTGGCATTAAAATTCCTTTTTGGAACAAGATTTTGGAAATCGCCATTGAGTCGCAACAAGCCACCAAATTGAATTATCTTGGAGTCGACGTGGCCATTGATCGGGAAAAGGGGCCGGTTATTTTGGAATTGAACGCGCATCCGGGCTTATCCATTCAGATCGCCAATATGGCGCCGCTCAAAGAACGTTTGCTTCGAGTGCAGGGTTTGAAAATAAAAACAGTGGCCAAGGGTATTAAGGTGGCCAAAGAACTTTTCGGCGGAGACGTGGAGCAAGAGATTGAAGAAATTTCCGGCAAACAAGTGGTCGGCATTATTGAGCAAGTTAAAATTTTAGGCAAGAATAAAACCAAAGCGGTTGAAATCGAAGCCAAGATAGACACCGGAGCGGGTATTTCCGCGATTGACGAAGAATTGGCCATTGAGCTGGGATTTCAAGAAGCGATTGATTATTACAATTCATTCAACATCAAAAGCGTCCTGACCAGGGAAGAAATGGAGGAGCTGTCCGCGAAAAAAGTTTTCAAAGAATTGGAAAAACACCCCGACATCGTGGCCGTGGCCAAGACCTTGAGCAGCCACGGCGCCACTTACCGCATCGAAGTGCCGGTGACCATTAATTTATCCGGTTTCGATATTAACACCCGCGTCTCGGTCGTCAGTCGAAAAGAGCTGGCTTATCAGGCGATCATCGGTCGCCGCGATTTGCAGCGATTTTTGGTTGATCCGTCTAAATAA
- the ruvC gene encoding crossover junction endodeoxyribonuclease RuvC translates to MPKIKSTIILGVDPGLADTGYGVISNILGQDSLLEYGCIHTESGLEFSHRLLEIHKKLGELIKKYRPDYLSVEDLFFAKNAKSALKVSQACGVISLTASLASVPVLVFTPLQIKQALAAYGRADKTQVQKMVQILLNMDVLPTPSHAADALAAAICASNSLKMLRVK, encoded by the coding sequence ATGCCAAAAATTAAATCCACAATTATTTTGGGGGTCGATCCGGGTTTGGCGGACACCGGTTACGGCGTTATTTCAAATATCCTCGGGCAAGATTCCTTGTTGGAGTACGGCTGTATTCATACCGAAAGCGGTCTTGAATTTTCCCATCGGTTGCTTGAAATTCACAAAAAGCTCGGAGAGCTTATTAAAAAATATCGGCCCGACTACTTATCCGTCGAAGATCTTTTTTTCGCCAAGAATGCCAAAAGTGCCTTGAAAGTCAGTCAAGCGTGCGGCGTGATCAGTTTGACCGCCAGCTTGGCAAGCGTGCCCGTTTTGGTTTTTACGCCTTTGCAAATAAAGCAGGCTTTGGCCGCTTATGGCCGAGCCGACAAAACACAAGTTCAAAAAATGGTTCAAATATTGTTGAATATGGACGTTCTACCGACGCCAAGCCATGCGGCCGACGCGCTGGCCGCGGCCATTTGCGCATCAAATTCTTTAAAAATGTTGAGAGTGAAATAA